The following are from one region of the Nicotiana tomentosiformis chromosome 7, ASM39032v3, whole genome shotgun sequence genome:
- the LOC138895188 gene encoding uncharacterized protein, whose protein sequence is MISVSKDANNQIFPLAFGIAESENNNSYEWYFSELRNAIGSRDNLIFLSDMHQSIAHGIAKVYPESHHGICIYHLEQNLKRRKVKSEVIKLFQSAARVYKRKEFDLYMSDLAKVDKKTFDYLMEEPPERWARSCSPRRRYDMLTTNIVESMNSVLLEARELPILRMMDFIQVKLQRWFYERRNEAEGTFYDVSWWVEEELKKKIDLAFTLNVFPVDLWCSRVEEEGITFLVDLNKRTCDCFRFQFDELPYIHAIAAIEKRNIKKSNFCSDRYLKESWLKTYERQIHPVGHTDSWIVPESVKSQIIKPPDFKVPPGRRQKKRYIPATESSKITFKCGRCRRIGHNRISCIYSPAVHPFSRKHRE, encoded by the exons ATGATTTCAGTTTCAAAGGATGCAAATAACCAAATATTCCCACTAGCCTTTGGAATTGCAGAATCTGAAAATAACAATTCCTATGAGTGGTACTTTAGTGAGCTTCGCAATGCAATTGGGAGCCGtgacaatttaatttttttatcggaCATGCATCAATCTATTGCACATGGCATTGCAAAGGTATATCCTGAAAGCCACCATGGGatttgtatctatcatttggagcAGAACCTAAAGCGAAGGAAAGTGAAAAGTGAGGTCATAAAACTTTTCCAAAGTGCTGCAAGAGTATACAAGCGCAAAGAATTTGATCTATACATGTCAGATTTAGCAAAAGTTGATAAGAAGACTTTTGACTACTTGATGGAAGAACCACCGGAAAGGTGGGCACGTTCTTGTAGTCCACGACGAAGATATGACATGCTCACAACAAACATAGTTGAGTCAATGAATTCTGTGCTATTAGAAGCAAGGGAGTTGCCTATATTAAGAATGATGGATTTCATCCAAGTGAAGCTACAACGTTGGTTttatgaaagaagaaatgaagcagAAGGAACTTTTTATGACGTTTCTTGGTGGGTAGaagaggaattgaagaaaaagataGATTTAGCTTTTACTTTAAAT GTCTTCCCTGTTGATTTATGGTGTTCTAGAGTTGAGGAAGAAGGAATTACTTTCTTGGTGGACTTAAACAAAAGAACATGTGATTGTTTTCGGTTTCAATTTGATGAATTACCATATATACATGCAATTGCAGCTATCGAGAAGAGAAACATCAAGAAGTCCAATTTCTGCTCGGACCGATACTTAAAGGAATCTTGGCTGAAAACATATGAAAGACAAATACATCCTGTAGGACATACGGATTCTTGGATTGTACCAGAGAGTGTTAAGTCACAAATTATTAAACCTCCAGATTTCAAAGTCCCGCCAGGTAGAAGGCAGAAGAAAAGGTATATTCCagctaccgaatcatcaaaaataacattcaaATGTGGTCGTTGCAGAAGAATTGGTCATAATAGAATATCTTGTATATATTCTCCGGCAGTCCATCCATTTTCAAGGAAGCATAGAGAATAA